From a single Arachis hypogaea cultivar Tifrunner chromosome 3, arahy.Tifrunner.gnm2.J5K5, whole genome shotgun sequence genomic region:
- the LOC112791324 gene encoding L-type lectin-domain containing receptor kinase IX.1-like — protein sequence MRSTLISSTTTVIRQRQRPMAINSFDPNNKDIVYEQSASPVTPSIQLTRNRKDATLGSSTGRATYYQPMHLWDKASRNLTHFTTHFSFIIDSQNRTNYADGFAFFLAPNGSKLPNAGGGTLGLVPNNQTLNATENPFVAVEFDIFSNVEWDPPAEHVGIDINSMRSAANVTWFAADSIMQGKLNQAWISYDATSLNLSVTFTGSNNGTTLLQHLSAIVDLRTYLPEHVTFGFSGATGTSFAIHQILSWDFNSTLQELQVIVKPPAMSPSYPHVVTKKKKEANNTGLAVGLAMGGVVVVLGLGLVSFKLWKKGSDDEEEDDQDFEEHMGEDFGRGTGPKRYSYAELARAADNFKDENKLGQGGFGGVYRGYLKDINSYVAIKRVSEHSHQGIKEFASEVKIISRLRHRNLVQLIGWCPKRKKLLLVYEYMPNGSLDVHLFNKQNLLRWTVRYNIARGLAAALLYLHEEWEQCVVHRDIKSSNIMLDSEFNAKLGDFGLARLVDHAKGAQTTALAGTLGYMAPECNTTFRATKESDVYSFGVVALEIACGRKPIKYNAPEREINIVEWVWGLYGSGRILEAADERLDGDFVEEQMKCLMVVGLWCAHPDHRRRPSMRQAIQVLNFEAPLPTLPLSLPVPTYVHPSSNLAPFSIDNSSGDVQYQTMSSSSNSNTTSSGVTTTSDDGSPSKSLLYSW from the exons ATGCGATCCACGTTGATTAGTAGTACTACAACCGTTATTCGTCAACGTCAACGCCCTATGGCTATTAACAG TTTTGATCCCAACAACAAGGACATAGTGTATGAGCAATCTGCATCACCAGTGACACCATCAATCCAACTCACAAGAAACCGGAAAGACGCTACCCTGGGTAGCAGCACTGGTCGTGCCACTTACTACCAACCCATGCACCTGTGGGACAAAGCTTCAAGGAATCTCACACACTTCACAACCCATTTCTCCTTCATCATTGACTCCCAGAATCGAACTAACTATGCAGATGGCTTCGCATTCTTTCTTGCCCCTAACGGCTCGAAGCTCCCGAATGCGGGGGGAGGCACCTTGGGTCTCGTACCGAATAATCAGACACTCAACGCAACTGAAAACCCTTTTGTGGCTGTGGAGTTTGATATCTTCTCAAATGTTGAATGGGATCCACCAGCAGAACATGTCGGCATTGACATCAACTCAATGAGGTCTGCAGCTAACGTCACATGGTTCGCTGCGGATAGCATCATGCAAGGGAAGCTCAATCAGGCTTGGATCAGTTACGATGCTACTTCCCTCAATCTGAGTGTCACCTTCACTGGCTCTAACAATGGCACCACACTGCTGCAACATCTATCTGCCATAGTGGACTTGAGAACTTATCTTCCCGAACATGTTACCTTTGGATTCTCAGGTGCCACAGGAACTTCATTTGCTATACATCAAATTCTTTCATGGGATTTCAACTCGACTTTGCAAGAACTACAAGTCATTGTAAAGCCCCCAGCAATGTCTCCAAGCTACCCACATGTAGttaccaaaaagaagaaagaggccAACAACACAGGACTAGCAGTAGGATTGGCCATGGGCGGGGTGGTTGTGGTTTTGGGTTTGGGCTTGGTTTCGTTTAAATTGTGGAAGAAAGGAAGTGATGATGAAGAGGAAGATGATCAAGATTTTGAGGAGCATATGGGGGAGGATTTTGGAAGGGGAACCGGGCCTAAAAGGTATTCATATGCTGAATTAGCACGTGCAGCGGATAATTTCAAAGATGAGAACAAGCTTGGTCAGGGTGGATTTGGAGGTGTCTATAGAGGGTACCTTAAAGATATCAACTCCTATGTTGCTATCAAGAGGGTGTCAGAACATTCTCATCAAGGAATAAAGGAATTCGCATCGGAAGTAAAGATCATTAGCCGGCTTAGGCACCGAAATCTTGTGCAACTGATTGGTTGGTGTCCGAAAAGGAAGAAGCTCTTGCTTGTATATGAGTACATGCCTAATGGAAGCTTAGATGTTCATCTTTTCAACAAGCAGAATCTGCTGAGATGGACAGTTAGATACAACATAGCTCGAGGCTTGGCGGCCGCACTGCTATACTTGCACGAAGAATGGGAACAATGTGTTGTCCATAGGGACATCAAATCAAGCAACATCATGCTGGATTCAGAGTTCAATGCCAAACTTGGGGATTTTGGGCTAGCAAGGCTTGTTGACCATGCAAAAGGCGCGCAAACCACGGCTCTAGCCGGTACTCTGGGCTACATGGCTCCCGAATGCAATACCACATTCAGGGCTACTAAAGAATCAGATGTGTACAGTTTTGGAGTTGTGGCATTGGAGATAGCGTGTGGAAGGAAACCCATCAAATATAATGCTCCGGAAAGGGAAATCAATATTGTAGAATGGGTGTGGGGTCTCtatggaagtggaagaattctTGAAGCAGCTGATGAAAGGCTAGATGGAGATTTTGTGGAGGAACAAATGAAATGCTTGATGGTTGTTGGGCTGTGGTGTGCTCACCCTGATCATAGACGCAGGCCTTCAATGAGGCAAGCAATTCAAGTGCTTAACTTTGAAGCTCCATTACCCACTCTTCCATTGAGTTTGCCTGTCCCTACCTATGTTCACCCGTCTTCTAATTTAGCTCCATTCAGCATAGACAATTCTTCAGGGGATGTCCAATACCAGACCATGAGCTCcagctcaaactcaaacacaacCTCCTCCGGTGTCACCACAACTTCTGATGATGGATCTCCCTCTAAGTCACTTCTATACTCGTGGTAA
- the LOC112791325 gene encoding probable cinnamyl alcohol dehydrogenase 1 yields MSAEEANKDCLAWAARDSSGVLSPYKFSRRALGNDDVHIKITHCGVCYADVVWTRNKHGDSKYPVVPGHEIAGVVEKVGSSVQRFKVGDHVGVGTYVNSCRDCEYCNDRQEVHCVKGAVYTFNGVDVDGTITKGGYSSYIVVHERYCYVIPKNYPLASAAPLLCAGITVYSPMMRHKMNQPGKSLAVIGLGGLGHMAVKFGKAFGLNVTVISTSVSKKEEALSLLGADKFVVSTDKEQMAALAKSFDFIIDAASGDHPFDPYMALLKISGAMVLVGFPSEVKFSPANLILGMRTISGSVTGGTKETQEMIDFCAANGIHPSIEVVPIEYANQALERMINRDVKYRFVIDIQNSLK; encoded by the exons GGCTCTTGGGAATGATGATGTTCACATAAAAATTACCCACTGTGGGGTTTGTTATGCTGATGTTGTTTGGACTAGGAATAAACATGGTGACTCCAAATATCCTGTAGTACCTGG ACATGAGATTGCCGGGGTTGTGGAAAAAGTTGGTTCTAGTGTCCAGCGTTTCAAAGTTGGTGACCATGTTGGAGTAGGGACTTATGTCAACTCATGCAGGGATTGTGAGTATTGTAATGacagacaagaagttcattgtgtGAAGGGAGCAGTTTATACCTTCAATGGCGTTGATGTTGATGGAACAATTACAAAAGGAGGATATTCAAGTTACATAGTAGTCCATGAAAG GTACTGTTATGTGATACCCAAGAATTACCCATTGGCTTCAGCTGCTCCACTGCTATGTGCTGGAATCACTGTTTACAGTCCCATGATGCGCCACAAAATGAATCAACCTGGCAAGTCTCTAGCAGTGATTGGTCTTGGTGGTCTTGGTCATATGGCAGTGAAATTTGGAAAGGCATTCGGGTTGAATGTAACAGTTATCAGCACCAGTGTATCCAAGAAAGAAGAGGCCCTGAGCCTACTCGGTGCAGATAAATTTGTTGTTTCAACTGATAAAGAGCAAATGGCG GCACTGGCTAAGTCTTTTGACTTTATAATTGATGCGGCTTCTGGTGATCATCCGTTTGATCCTTACATGGCACTGTTGAAGATATCTGGTGCTATGGTCCTGGTTGGGTTCCCTAGTGAAGTCAAATTCAGCCCTGCTAACCTTATTCTTG GTATGAGAACCATATCGGGGAGTGTTACTGGTGGCACAAAAGAGACACAAGAGATGATTGACTTCTGTGCCGCAAATGGAATTCACCCAAGCATAGAAGTGGTTCCAATAGAGTATGCAAATCAAGCTCTTGAGAGAATGATAAATAGGGATGTGAAATATCGGTTTGTTATAGATATTCAAAACTCCCTAAAATAG